DNA from Gopherus flavomarginatus isolate rGopFla2 chromosome 21, rGopFla2.mat.asm, whole genome shotgun sequence:
ttctgggcctgatcctgcagtctgtGGACAGGCCACACTCCCACACATTTCaaggctgcaggatcaggccctttgagcAGTAGACGCCTGCACATTGGAAAATTAAGTTATAAGATTCCAAATTTTTACCAGAACATAGGATTAGACTGAAGAATACAAATACAATAAATTCACTGTACTGACCTCAGAAGTTTTTACCTGCCTACACCTCAGCGTAGGGTTCTGTGTTTTCAATGGCAGAGTCACTGAGGTACCCAGGCAGCACAGGAAGTGGTGCTCCCACACTGACTTGGGTACACCTCAGCAGGAGTGGAAGTtagttaaaggacttaccggtaagCCAGAGTCCTGAGCACGGGGGCAGGGCCTTTACATTCTCAGGCCCTTTCaattgctgccagagccacgctgctgcagccctggggtagcagcagtggactggggctccagcggtgatttaaagggcccaggctcccagctgcagccacagaatcccgggccctttaaatcgcagAGCCTCAGGGGCTCCCATCTGCCGCTGCtaacccagggctccagcagcagggctctggaggcaatttaaagggcccggggctctatTTAAATCGacagcctggggaagccagtaCAGTCGGCGGGGTACCAGCTCTTGCTGCCAAGCCGTACCATACAGTATCAGCTTActctcacctctgctcctcagacAATCATCCACAGCACAGCAGACCCTAACTGAGCtgaagggccagattcaccactgctctacagcccCTTTGCACTGTTTGTGGGACAGGCTGGCTGTGTGGTTGGGATGGGACCTTCACCTGGCCCAGGTGGGCCATGGTGGCACAGGGAGCAGGCCAGAGATGGATTGGCCCAGGAAGGGGGCACAGCCAGGGCAGTTCTACCCCCATTCATGGACACTAGGGGACTGTGGTCACTGGTAAACCTCAGAACTGACCTAGCCTGCATCAGGGGCTGAACTGGCCCCCAGCTGCCCACGCCAAGGAGGCAGAAAGGTCTTTAGGACGTGGTGGATAATCAAAGGAGCCGACTTTCAACTCTTAATTCTAAAATGTGCCATATGTATTTGTAATCTGTGTTCTGTGAGGGGCAAACTGTGCCCGCTGCTGTGCAGCCATGGGGCTCTCTGGCCATGGAACTGTTACACTGCATGGGTGGCTAGTCCCAGTATGGCCCAAGGCCTGGTTCCACACAGTCTCTCTGCCATGTCACTGGGCTCTGTGCAGGGAGGACctggcagagggggctgcatccCATGTCACGTATATAAACAGCCCCGAGGTGAATCCAGCCCTCATGGAGAGGGCCCAGGGTACAGAAAGGAATTCCTGGGGAAAGGATTTCCCCAACACACAGCTCACAGCCCTACTGATTCCGAGTTATGTTTCCCAGCTGCTGAACTTCAGGCCATCTCTAACTAGGTCTGATATAGCCACAAAATTCAAGTACAAAAAAATAATGATGAATGAAAGGAGAGAACGCAGCGTGTAAAGTCGGTGCAAGGGAAAAGGCCACGCGTAGTCAGAGTCACCTACTTGGTCCATGGCTGACAGGTGTGTGACATGTTGTTTGCTGAGAAGGTTCCATCAGGGCAAACCTCACATATGTTGTCTCTGAATTCTGTGCCTATAAAAGAGGACGACATAACTGGATTCTTTCCTGAAAGTGGGGCCTAAAGGAGCTTTGATTTCAGAAAAGTCTCCAGCCGCATCTCCCCACTATCATCACCATGTTGCAGAGCCTCTAGGTCTGTTTTATTCTGAAGCCTCCAATTCCATATGACCCTGATGGGGCAACAGGGGGAGGGAACTCAGGTTTTGAGACTTGGACTTGCAGAACTAGGTGTATattaggtcgacttacagccactgcagtaattacccTGGTGGTGCACGTCCACACAACCCTCCTTGGGCCAGTGGTGCATGTCCTAACCAGGAGGGCTTCCACCAACCGAAGAAGGGCAGCAGTGTGGGGAGCGGAGGGCCCagtctctcagctctgctggcagctcTGTGCGGGGAGCCTGGCTGCCCCAGAGGCTTCTAGTGGGCAGCCTCCCCACATCGTCTGTTGACACTGACATAATGAGGTCCCTTCCTCGAGTGTCATTGTAAGGCGCCTGTTTGCCTTTTCCTGCACTTCTCTGCAACTTCCCATTCTGTCCCAGTGTAGAAATGCTACTGAACAACCTGGGTGACGTGTGAATGGAACACCACCACACACTCTGCTTCTCAACAGCAGCTCCCATCCCAGGATCTCAAAGAGCCAGGCTCTCAGGGCGTTAAGATCACATCACCCCACTCAGTATCCACCTTCAGAAACAGAGCAAAGAACCATGAGGTACTTTTGGTTAATCTGGAACTCTTGCCCTTGATCAAAAGCCTTAACAATGGACCATCGCCTGGATCCACACCCACTCTCTGTAAAGGGACTTACTGTCTACAGCACTGATGTATTCCAGTGTAATTAACGGGGATTCTGCACCAGTAGAAAAGGTGTTGCTGAACAAGTCTGTTGCACCATGGGAGCTCCAAAAGGGGTGTGTTTAGCACACGTGTCTTCCTAACAGAATTCTGTGCCCAAAGGTGGGCTCGAGAGGGCTCTGTTTCTGGTGTGCATGCTGAAGCTGGACTCACACTGCACTGTGCTGCTGCGTAGGTGGGCTGCCAACATGTGCGAGTACAAACCCAGGGCCTCATGCAAAGTGCTGCCTGCAAGAGCATCATGTGAGTGTCCAACGACACCCAGAGGAGTCTGAGCTCGTCACAGCCTGTGACACACTTAATAACCTTGTCCCTGTATATTTCATGCTTGTTTCACAGGGAGATGGCAGCTTAGTGTCTGGCCTGGAAGATGAACAGAGCCCAGCTCTAGAGCAGGACCCAAGGCAGCGAATAGCAATTCCAGAATGGAGGACCCCCAGCAGCTTCCTCActcccatgcccctgccccccatgtaTATTGAGGGAGCTCCAGCTTGAGCGCCTCTGCTGAGCGCAGCTGGGGAAGTGTGTGCTGGGACAGAGGCAGTCAGGACCCAAACCATTTCTGTCCCTATAGGTCAAAACCGATTCCTACATGTGACCAACAGGCAACTCCACTCCGTCAGCAGGCTGCAGCATTCTGCATGGTCCTAAGGGGTGGCCCCATCTACAGCCCAGCCACTCttccagctgcttccccagcatcACCTCAGTCTCACCAGGATTAAGTCTCAGCCAGTTTACCCTGCTCCATATTCAGTCTGTGACTGCAGAGTTTTGCCTTGGTATTAGAGAAGTTACATCGCCTTACCAAGTATTTTCACTTTAAAGCCAGGGAGGCAGATGGTGGAGGCACTACACATTTCACAGTCCCCGCCTGCACCATGCCTGCAGAAATCCCCCGGGGCGCAGCCACATACGGTGTTCTTCCTATACGTGCATTTTTCTTTTACCATCAGTCTGGCTCCTAAAGGAAAGTTACATGCATCACAAATACATTTACATGAGAACTAAACAGAATAGATACAAAATCTATTGTGCACCCCAGTCCTTGATGATCCGTGGTACAGGGCACAGGAGCTAGAAGGGTTTGTTATGATGACTCCATTTTACAAGTGTTGCCATGTAAACAGAACCATCTGGAGCCTGACTCTCTGCTGCCCTACACCTTGtgtatttacatctgtgcaaagggtgcatgcaaaatgctaccaaatcagcaTTCTCTacacagctgcagctgagatcGTGCTTTGCACCCACTCTCCATCCATCTGCACGGGTGTGAATAACGAGAAAGGTGGTGGAGAATGAGGCTCCCAACAGCCACATATAAAGGACCACAACCTCCAATCCAACTGGTCAATGGAGGAGCAGTCCACTGTAGGGGGATTTTGGTATGGTCATAACACCTGCTACACAAACCCTCCTCCTGGCTGCCCAGCTGATCCCCATGTGCTGGGACAGCCTTTGGGGTCATAGGCAGCTGATGTTAAACTAGAGCAGCCTGCAGGCTGTTCTAATTCATGCTGGGGACCAGACACTGATGGCCTCATTAACAGAGGAGCGTAATGGTTGCTTACTGTCACTCATGTCACTCCCGCCTCCTAAGGTATGTGCATATTTCTCAGCCACTGCTTGGGATCTGAAAGGGAAGGTTATAACCTTCCCCATGTACAATACTGATCCTCACggtgcagagctgctgctctaGGCCAAGAAATACCATCTGAAATGTTTGATTATAATTATGGTTTATTGTGTTTGTTCTACTTCTAATAAATCTGGAGATCCACTTTCCCCCTGAGAAGAGCCTCCTGGGATGATTCTACAAACCTTAATCAGTGGAAGATATGCGACTAAAGCCCATGCATTGGCCAGATGCTGAGAAAACTGTGAGCAAAACCCAGATCTCTTGATTTCCAGTCCTGTGCCCAAACAACTAGGCTGCTTTTGTATGTGTGGGCTGGGGGAGACAATTCGGaaaaaaaaactaattaaaagccaccctcacccccacacacagagcagcttCCTTACCTGCATCGCAGACTTTACATCTCATGCACTTTGTTAAGTGATTGGGCTGCTCTGTATACGTGTCATCCACACAGGGCATGCAAGTTGTGCTCCTACTTAGTCTACAATGTTTGACCACCCTGCTCcctaaagcaaacaaaacaattaGCTCCTGTGTAAACCAGGCTAATATATTTAATGCATTAAAACAGAGATTGCAAAAGCAGGTAATTATGCATGACAAATGCACACACTATGTGTGTGGATTATACATGTTGCACACACCACCACTAGAAAAAAAAGGTAAACATTTCAGATCTAGATTGCCAGACCTGAAATCCTCCATTTCTGCACAACACAGGTACAGCAGAGACAGAAACAATCTCATAACTCACCCCTACCTTATCAGTAGTATCCCTAGTACAGTCGTGCTTAGACTCTGTGTAACGGACACAGGACCTTTGACAGATGCATGTGTCCCCACTGGGCCTAGTCAGGATCCCATCCCTTTAAAAGATACAGTTCTGAGTACTGTAGTTTCTCCTAGGGGGATGGAGAATCCTCAGGTGAAGGAAGTGACTGGAGGGATCCTATGACCAGAAAGCGCCAGAGGACTAAGGATGTCAGGTGACTGCCTGTGGCCAGGACTATCCTACTATAAGAGGTAGATTgagaggtgaggggctggggcagtgctggTGTCCACAGCAGCTTGCTGGACAGCTGCCcggggcagggctgtggctgaGGTGGGACTGGCAGAGGTCCCTGTGCGGAGGAATGATCAGTAGGATCCTGATACAAGGTGACTGtgatgggctggggaagggcaggaagtgctgggggaTCCCGGATCCAGGGCAAAGGGTGAATTCAGTGTATTGGGGACAGTGTATTGACTGTTATAGTCAATCAGGGCAGAGATCTGGGTCCTGGGCAGTCAGGCCTAGAGATTGAAACGAGAGTTCAGCTGACCGGTTAGAGCTGGGTCCAGCGGGGCAGAGTCCAGGAACAAGCCAACGGTCAGTGCTGGAGTGACAGAAGCCAAGTGCAGGAGCCGGAGGGTAAAGTGGGGTTGTAGTCAGAAGGTGCAGCCAAGGGTCAGCAGCCAAGGGTCAGAAGCCAAAGGGTTAACCAGAGTCACAGTCGGGAGGCGCAGTCAAGGGTCAGGAGTGGGGGTCCGAAGCCAGGACGGGGTGGGGTAAGGACTGGAAGTTGGCTGGAGCAGGGCTAGGATAGAGCAGGAGCAAGGACTAGACACAGAGCAGGGGAGGCAGGGTTCGCATCGAGCAGTCGCTGCTCTGCTGTGGGTGCCAGACTGCTAAGCAGGAGTAGAACTGCTGATCCAGCAGCCACTCCGGTGCTGTGGCTGCCCCATCAGTTCCAAAGCGATGCAACTCGGCTTCCTGGTTCCCCAGCAGCCAAGCTAGTCAagggagcaggccagcagctggtccTGCCTGACCTGGCCTCTGAGGAAGAGAGGTGTTACggagaaagtgacttgcccaaatccCCTGTGTCCCAGGCCACAAGACCCATCCTATGTCCTCCACTGACAGGAGAGTAACAAGCAATGAGATGTTTACATGGACAGATCTGTGTCCTCACCACTAGTTACATTCACAGTAATAGAGGTAAGCAAGCTCTCCGGAGGAGGCCAGACAATTGGACTCTCTAGGGAAGGGTCATGATTTTTAAAGAAGCAATCAGATATACCTACCAGCGCTGCACATGGGACAGCATTCGCCATTTATTTCATATTCGCCTGGGTCGCATTGTTGAGCTTCCGAATGACACAATTGTGTTATCAAGAAAATGCCAAAAATCTTtagggaagaagagaagagtttCTGATTTGCATCATGCAGGCTCAGTAGCAGATGGGGAGGGGCTGGTACCACTGTGGCACTGATTAGTGCTGTGATGCTTTTGCCTGAAGCCCTTTGAGTCCCTTAGGTTCAAGGTGGGGATTCAACAGTGAAAACGCTCCCAGCAAGCTCTTCTCAACCCTCACCCGGATGCACTGGGCGCTAGTGTATACGGAGCAGCTTCCATCTCCTCTCTCACTGCTACAGAGACACCACTGAATGAACAGGAGTTGGGGGCACTGTTCAGGAAGTGCCCAgcacactgcaggatcaggccccttaaGTGTCTTTTGATGTCTCCTTTGCAGTAGGAGGCAGCATTCACATACTGCATGTTACTGCAATAACGTCAGTGACCCATGAACATGTGCCTCAGTCGTGTCTGAgtgcatgtgccagcaatgccccctcTACCATTGGCAAAACCAGACCAATGAACTGCGTCTGTAGTCAGAACAATCTTCCCTGGACAGAATTCTATACAAGCTAAGGGAATGAAGACTTTGGTAGCACAAGCACATTCAATGGAGATCAAAGTGATGGACAAGACGATAATGATGTTGACtagaaatagactcatagactcatagatgtTACCAGCACTATTACATTTCCATGATACCTGAACACGTTTATtatcatattttgttttatcctttagGATATTGCTGTGATACTTCGAGGTCACAAAGAAATCCAGTTTTCTCTCTTGAAATAATACAGAGTCATTCAACTAACAGAAAGAAATGCAAATTCCAAACAGGTCATTTTAACAGTCTTCATGGTGTCACCGTTTCTCTCTGTTTCTGTGCTAATGGCACCACTTGACAGCTCCACAATATACCTCATCTTTAAGTAGACATACAAAGCTTTCAAATGATGCGTGATGTGTATTTGCATAGATTACAGTAAGATGACCAAATTGGTGTTGTCTGCCACTCGCCTATCAGCGCCCTACTTCACCATTTCCTCACTACCACTCTCCACATTCTGGGTcaaactctgctctcatttaAACCTGGAATATTTCTACTGACATTAGTCTGGCTGGAATCCAGCCTTTACAGTCTTGGGACATGATCCTCCATCCCTGACTCATGTAAGTGCTCAGCTCAGTTTGCGTCTAATCACGTGCATCACAGTGATGGGTTTGGATTCATAGACTGTGGCCTTTGACATTTCAGCTAAAGTCGCCTTCTGTTATGATTTTTCTAAATCCAGAAGCACAGGGGGATACCCTGTTAGCCACTTGGAAatcattttcctttttcttccagTATAATCTCTTTCCCTTTTACCCATGGCACATTTTGCTGATTATTTGGAATCCAGTTGAACTTAGCACCAGTCTCAGTTTACACTGTGACACCCAAAATGGAAGGACTGAAATATGATCGGCCATGGAAAGCCCCAGACTGAGACCCAGCAGCACAGCTTCGTGTGGGCCAAGCATTATTCCCTGTGCTGGCCTGTCCCCCAGGTCCATTCAACTGTGGAAACCCTGGGAGGAAACAGCagatacaaaacaacaaactatGGGGACAGAGCAGCAGCAAATTCAATACAACGCACCACAAGGAGCTACTGTCCATTTAGAATCCTCAAACATTTCCCCATTCAAAGGGCAACTTCTGGGGGTAggattgtttgtttttctaaaatcagtgtctgttaaaaaaaaaaaaacttctgccAATCTACATAATGAAAAGTCAATCCACTTAGATCCCCCCAAGCTCCAGGCTGAGTATCCGCTGAGGAGAAGAAACCAGAATCTCCCAGCGGTATTTATTTCCTACTAAATTAAGgaggaaaatattattttaaatattcatttttgttgttctttgcaGTCTCCACCAGATGGAGCCCCACAGCTTCTAAAATGCAGACAGATTTGCTCGAACAAGACAGTAAACAACCCAAACTCCGGCGGGCGAACGGTTCGAGTTTGCCTTAGTGAAAAGGGATCAGTGTAAACAATTCCGCTTCCTGGGATCTTATCATTAATCACGGTCGATTCCCAcagtccctcccccccgccacatctgcaccccaaacctccccccGTGTCTCTGCTGGGCAGGGCCGCTCTGTTGGCTCCATTGTATTTCCCGAGCTTTGGGGATCCACTTACCCGGAGCATGGACCTGAGAACAGACCGCAGAGCCTGGCTGCTTCTGCCCCCGCTGGGCATTGAGTCTGTGACCGCTACGGCTCAGCGCGGCCTCCGGGTCCCGGTCACTGGCCTGAGCGAGCCCGCTGCCACCGCCGTGTCCGCGGGTGTCCGCCCCATGGATCCCCCGCGCCCCTCTCCGGGCAGCTCCCGGGCCCGCGAGCAGGACACAAGCCCAAAGTTCTGGTCCGGTTCCGACTCTGGTCCAGACCCAGCGGCCCCGCAGCAGCAGCCGGGAGaccagctccagcccagctcGAGGCTCACTTGAAAGTGAAAGCGAAATAATATGCAAGCAGGCAGGGACTTTCCCAGTAGACTGATCTTTAGAGTTATATTGTTATAGGAAACAGAGACTTAGGGTAAACCCACGGTATAGTGGGCACATAGTGTTGACCCTACAGGGGTCACATGGAGGTAAAAACTACCTGTGCCATGGCTACATTAGGATTTTAAATCCGGGTAATTCTCTCCATATAAAAACATTCCTGTTTTTCCCCAGTGAAGACAGCCTATGTCGTGTTATAACCCCTCTCTTATCCATGTGTCTTGTGCCCCAGGTCAGCGTGGCAAACGCTAGAGCCAGGTCTAGCTGAGAGATTCCTGCCAGGCTAGTTATGCCAGTCAGGGTGTGGTGTGAGGTCTGACCAGCAAAGCCCCCAGTACAAATGCAGTTATAGAGGCAGAACAGCACTTTGCCAGTACAGCTTGTTTTCAGGGGGTGGGATTTGGAATAAGCTGTATAGGTAAAATCACAGTGTTGCCAGAGATGACTCAGGGGTCtgttatatcctctgccatgtgcttggaattttactgtcccaaacaaaggcCAGAGCTCCtgtttgtggaaagttactgACCCAAGCTGGAGTCCAGagtcacatgagcatatcacatgtccttaGACAGTTTGCTGACTCACTGGAGGTGATCATTGTCCCTTCCCTGTCTGAAGCATCCTCAGGAAGAACTATCAGGAGGGGATGAGTTTCTTCAATGGCCTTTTTTGAGGGCTGAGTGTTCTTGACGGGTCATCCACACATAGCTGTGTAGCCTTGATGTAAATTCTATTGTGGGTGGGGGGTGTCACCCAAGAACACATGTGTAAGATCGAAGTgcacagtcaatattcataacttcagataccaagtgatacatgcatataaacagatAATCATAACCACTCTATGTGTCTTGTGCCCCAGGTCAGTGTGGCAAACACTAGAGCCAGGTCTAGCTGAGAGATTCCTGCCAGTctagctatgttggtcagggtGTGGTGTGATCTCTGACCAGTAAAGCCCCCAGTACAGATGCAGTTATAGAGGCAGAACAGCATTTGCCAGTACAGCTTGTTTTccgggggtgggactgggaataAGCTGACAGGTAAAATCACAGTGTCACCAGTAAAAGTTGTCTCCCCATCAGGAGTGCTGTGCTAGTATATCTACATCGCTAAAGCACTCCTAGccaaaggctacatctacactgcaaaaaccaACGCTGTAGCTACACTACCGTGGTGACAGCGGCTCAGTTACCATGCTTGTGTATAGATGCGTCCTACATCGACAGAAGGGGGGTTTCCATCTGTGTCATTAATCCAGCTCTCTGAGAGGTGGCATCTAGGTCAATGGTAGAATTATTCCATTGACCTtgctgcatctacagtgggggGTTAGATCAACTTAACTATGTCACACAGGGCACAACATTTTTACAGATCTGAGTGATGATGTTAGGTCCATCTAATTTTCAGATGTAGACAGGCCTAATGCAAAATTGGAACAAGCAGTAAGAAAGAACCGTGTGCGAAGGTAACTACACTACACCAACCTGCTATGAAGCAAATTGTTCTACTGTAAGTAACTGGTGGTACCTTTTTCATGTTACGTTATATGCAAGGAAAAGAAAACGGGAATGACATAGGGACCATCTGAAATTGTTAAAAGGTGAAAAAAGCAAATTTATCCTGTGGTTTCAGTTACACTGAGAAGGAAAATACCAACTGCACAAGTCCCTGTTCTTATAACACTGTGATATTAAATGGGCAGATATAAGGTCAGattctctgctggtataaatcatCTTAGTTCCGCAGAAGTGAATGGTGCTGATCAGTTTGCACTAGCAGAACATCTGCCCGTAAGGTCTGAATTGGTGTATGTGACTTGTCCCCTCATGAGCTGCTGATCTCCCACTCACGGAAACGGTTACCATCAACAAGAGCTTCCTCCTCACTTTTAATAGCTGCGGAGAGAATCATTTCCCTTTTTGCTGCGCTCATCACACTGGACATGTGAGCAGGTCGATGTGAGCATTTGTTAGGGtactagggtgactagacagcaaaactgaaaaatcaggacagggagtgggcagtaataggagcctatttacgaaaaagacccaaaaatcagaactgtccctataaaatcaggacatctggtcaccctatagggtACTTTCCTAGTTTCCAACAACTGGGACAGATGGATTCATTCACACAAGACCCCCTTGTTAGGGTCAAATACTCTGAGGGGGTTTttccccaggactccaccccaCAATTGGCCAAATCTTTAATGCTGCTTCACTGCCTTATTTTGTGCTTCTGTTCCAGCTAGCTGACTGCAGACCCATCTATGCTATCTCTGTATATCCCCCTATGAAGATTATCTCTGGTAGGAGCAGACACATTCGACTAGGGGAAATTATGCAGTGAATGAAGTTCATCGTTCCTGAAACACAGAGGGGCTGATTCTCCTTGGCCTTGTGACTTTTGCAGTCACTGGTGTGGACGGCTACACAAGGCCCAGGGCTACAAGTCACTGGCCCATAGACCACATCAAGAATTGTTATTTATTATCCGTGCTGTGGTATCACCTAGGAGtttcagtcatggaccagggaacatttgtgctaggcactgcacatgcacagaaacaAAAGAtggtccccaccccaaagagcctGCAATCTAGGCCAGggatgggcaaattttttggcccaagggctacATCTGGGCATAGAAATGGTGTGGTcagccatgaatgctcataaaattggggttagggtgtgggtaTAGTACCCCCAGGAAGTGACTCAACAGCATGATCCTCATTTtacacagagggaaactgaggcacagagagatgaagtgatttgcccaaggttactcAGCAAGTCAGTGtgtgagctgggaacagagctctGGAGTTCCAGGTTCCCACTGCCTTGTCTGATTCCTTACACCATACACTCAGCACACAGAGGTCCCTGCAGTTGCAGGTCACTGATCACAAGCCTGGTTCCCCTGGGGCTTTTTAACTATCCTGCCTCTGCCGTGACTCACACCTTTGCCATGACATTCATACTCTACGTAGCTTTCCTTCCCACTCCAAATCAACTGCCAGGCGTGCGCAGAGGAAACTGCCTATTGCTAAATCTTGCCCTGCCCGACTCCCCGCTTTTTCCTGTCTGAGACTGGCTGCCCAGAGGCATTGTTCTTTACTGACCCTGTACGTCTGCTGCAAAAATACAAACCTCCCCTTCATTTCCTTACTGCTGGGTTGAATGAAAATTGCAGATAAGGCAGCTCTTCAACTGGCTGAAGATCTGCTCTTCTAGCTAGGTACAAACACAGCTTTATCCTACACTCCCCAATTCTACTAGCTCCT
Protein-coding regions in this window:
- the LOC127038792 gene encoding tumor necrosis factor receptor superfamily member 14-like, with product MPSGGRSSQALRSVLRSMLRIFGIFLITQLCHSEAQQCDPGEYEINGECCPMCSAGSRVVKHCRLSRSTTCMPCVDDTYTEQPNHLTKCMRCKVCDAGARLMVKEKCTYRKNTVCGCAPGDFCRHGAGGDCEMCSASTICLPGFKVKILGKAM